One window of Streptomyces sp. SUK 48 genomic DNA carries:
- a CDS encoding short chain dehydrogenase, with the protein MTNPQQSILLIGAGGTLGRAVHQALTACGHRVLTAGRTSGELRYDITDPAQITALYEAAGRLDAVVSAAGSVPYKPLAELGPDDWQAAFTGKVLSQIELVRQGIAHVTGRGSFTLITGVLAHEPIVTGAAASLANGAVEAFVRAAAIELAPQRVNAVSPNVFTESLGTYGDFFPGMGSVPLERVAQAYVRSVEGAQTGQIYRL; encoded by the coding sequence ATGACCAACCCCCAGCAGAGCATTCTCCTGATCGGCGCCGGCGGAACCCTCGGCCGCGCGGTGCACCAGGCCCTCACCGCCTGCGGGCACCGGGTCTTGACCGCCGGCCGCACCTCGGGCGAACTGCGCTACGACATCACCGATCCGGCACAGATCACCGCCCTCTACGAGGCGGCCGGGCGGCTGGACGCCGTGGTCAGCGCGGCCGGCTCGGTGCCGTACAAGCCTCTGGCCGAGCTGGGCCCGGACGACTGGCAGGCCGCCTTCACCGGCAAGGTCCTCTCCCAGATCGAACTGGTCCGCCAGGGCATCGCCCATGTCACCGGGCGCGGCTCCTTCACTCTGATCACCGGTGTCCTCGCGCACGAGCCGATCGTCACGGGGGCCGCCGCCTCCCTGGCCAACGGCGCCGTCGAAGCCTTTGTCCGCGCCGCCGCGATCGAGCTCGCCCCGCAGCGGGTGAACGCGGTGTCCCCGAACGTCTTCACCGAGTCCCTCGGCACCTACGGCGATTTCTTTCCCGGCATGGGTTCGGTGCCGCTGGAGCGCGTGGCCCAGGCGTACGTGCGCTCCGTGGAAGGCGCGCAGACCGGGCAGATCTACCGCCTCTGA
- a CDS encoding MFS transporter, translating into MLAAYRDLFALPGARWFTGAGVLGRLSRPMFALGVLTMVSETTGRYGLAGTLTAALQLSTAAIGPQISRFVDRYGQRRVLRPAAAVTVAAAGALLLCFHLGAPDWSLFVCAVPVGTMPSVGAMTRARWTAVCGNSPQLLHTAYALESVLDEAAFIVAPLFSIELSALWFPTAGPLWALGFLIVGVLMLTVRHAVEPPPHPRRSHREPALNSFGLRVLVATCLGTGIVFGGIEVATVASARSLGDQSAAGQMLAAFALGACVSSSAFGLLRTAGEPTGRLPFAAAVMISGMIPMQLTHSLAALTAALLIAGAAVAPVSVTTKAAVVRVVPRGRLAESLTWATAGVALGCALGASVSGFVVDATGAAVGYEVPGAAGAVTAAVAFLGGRRLHARLVARHRV; encoded by the coding sequence GTGCTCGCCGCTTATCGCGACCTCTTCGCCCTGCCGGGTGCCAGGTGGTTCACGGGTGCGGGAGTCCTCGGCCGGCTCTCGCGGCCGATGTTCGCACTCGGCGTCCTGACCATGGTCTCCGAGACCACCGGACGGTACGGGCTGGCCGGCACCCTGACGGCGGCCCTCCAGCTCTCCACCGCGGCGATCGGCCCCCAGATCTCGCGTTTCGTGGACCGGTACGGGCAGCGGCGGGTACTGCGCCCGGCCGCGGCGGTCACGGTGGCGGCCGCGGGCGCCCTGCTGCTCTGCTTCCATCTCGGTGCGCCGGACTGGTCACTTTTCGTCTGTGCCGTGCCGGTGGGGACGATGCCGAGCGTAGGGGCGATGACGCGTGCGCGGTGGACGGCGGTATGCGGGAACTCGCCGCAGCTGCTCCACACCGCCTACGCGCTCGAGTCGGTGCTCGACGAGGCGGCTTTCATCGTCGCGCCGTTGTTCTCCATCGAGCTGAGCGCCCTGTGGTTTCCCACCGCCGGGCCGCTGTGGGCACTCGGTTTTCTGATCGTGGGCGTTCTCATGCTCACGGTGCGGCACGCGGTCGAGCCCCCGCCGCATCCACGTCGTAGCCACCGCGAACCGGCTCTGAACTCCTTCGGGCTGCGGGTGCTGGTGGCGACCTGTCTGGGAACGGGGATCGTCTTCGGCGGAATCGAGGTGGCGACCGTCGCGTCCGCCCGGTCGCTCGGGGACCAGTCGGCGGCCGGCCAGATGCTCGCGGCGTTCGCCCTGGGCGCGTGCGTGTCCAGCTCGGCCTTCGGGTTGCTGAGAACGGCCGGGGAACCCACAGGCCGCCTGCCCTTCGCGGCAGCCGTGATGATCTCCGGAATGATCCCGATGCAGCTGACGCACAGCCTGGCGGCGCTGACCGCTGCCCTGCTGATCGCGGGAGCGGCGGTGGCTCCCGTCTCGGTCACCACCAAGGCCGCGGTCGTACGGGTGGTGCCGCGCGGCCGGCTGGCCGAGAGCCTCACCTGGGCGACCGCCGGCGTCGCCCTGGGCTGCGCCCTGGGCGCGTCGGTCTCGGGCTTCGTGGTGGACGCGACCGGCGCCGCCGTCGGCTACGAGGTGCCGGGCGCCGCGGGTGCCGTGACCGCCGCGGTGGCCTTCCTCGGGGGCCGCCGACTGCACGCGAGGCTGGTCGCGCGCCACCGGGTGTGA
- a CDS encoding TetR/AcrR family transcriptional regulator, producing the protein MARWQPDAPGRLAAAALDLFEANGYENTTVSEIAQHAGLTKSTFFRYFPDKREVLFDRDTVTGLLVEGIASAPQAAGPLDAVADALDALGRTFFTADRREFSGRRQAVLDANTELREREALKRIDLTASMIEALEHRGVPGLTARVAAKLGTLVWEIAHDQWIDTGNSEDFGPLARRALADIRATEAMR; encoded by the coding sequence ATGGCTCGCTGGCAACCCGACGCACCAGGACGACTCGCCGCCGCCGCCCTCGACCTCTTCGAGGCGAACGGCTACGAGAACACGACCGTGAGCGAGATCGCGCAGCACGCGGGGCTCACGAAGAGCACGTTCTTCCGGTACTTCCCGGACAAACGCGAGGTGCTCTTCGACAGGGACACGGTGACCGGTCTGCTCGTCGAAGGGATCGCCTCGGCACCGCAGGCGGCCGGACCGCTCGACGCGGTGGCGGACGCCCTCGACGCGCTCGGCCGGACGTTCTTCACCGCCGACCGCCGCGAGTTCAGCGGCCGGCGCCAGGCCGTGCTGGACGCCAACACGGAACTGCGTGAACGTGAGGCCCTGAAGCGGATCGACCTCACCGCCTCGATGATCGAGGCCCTCGAACACCGTGGAGTCCCGGGCCTGACCGCGCGCGTGGCAGCGAAACTCGGCACGCTCGTCTGGGAGATCGCCCACGACCAGTGGATCGACACCGGCAACAGCGAGGACTTCGGCCCGCTGGCACGGCGGGCGCTCGCCGACATACGCGCGACCGAGGCCATGCGCTGA
- a CDS encoding sensor histidine kinase, producing the protein MLRTVTWLIRGIAFLLIGLDSLVLLPAGSGPSTPVATAFALSGAALATWAYGDLKPGAFGRSPARGSAGLSAHRDSRAPGPPRWDVLLPILLGVITAVSGLACAAPHASALVGLAIMAVIAAGSETGLRTGWIVVAIGVLAVQIGALAGGAGRGVFLGFPLLLVVALLAGHNRRAYRIRAEQAARMLEQVERLRAQQRLTAVLDERTRIAREIHDVLAQSLGALGIQIQAARALIAEGGQESRVDEMLARAQRMAADGLVETRRAVHALRADSVPLPQALEAIAEQHRRQHRAPVRITISGPEPGLSPEQNVQLVRTAQEALTNAAKHAPHQPVDIVLGYQDDQVTMTVSNPFLSAGEEPAKPSFTTVDGGYGLTGIRERLLLVGGQLLTDARDGRWTLTARVPR; encoded by the coding sequence GTGCTGCGCACTGTCACCTGGCTGATCCGGGGCATCGCGTTCCTCCTCATCGGGCTGGACAGTCTCGTCCTCCTCCCCGCCGGCTCGGGCCCGTCGACGCCGGTGGCCACCGCGTTCGCGCTGTCCGGCGCCGCACTGGCCACCTGGGCCTACGGAGACCTGAAGCCCGGCGCCTTCGGCCGCTCCCCCGCACGGGGTTCCGCCGGTCTTTCCGCCCACCGGGACTCGCGTGCGCCCGGCCCACCCCGCTGGGACGTCCTGCTGCCGATCCTGCTCGGCGTCATCACCGCGGTCTCGGGACTGGCCTGCGCCGCGCCCCATGCCTCGGCCCTGGTCGGGCTCGCCATCATGGCCGTGATCGCGGCCGGCAGCGAAACAGGTCTGCGCACGGGCTGGATCGTCGTGGCCATCGGGGTGCTGGCGGTGCAGATCGGCGCGCTGGCCGGCGGAGCGGGCCGCGGCGTCTTCCTCGGCTTCCCCCTGCTGCTGGTCGTGGCCCTGCTGGCGGGGCACAATCGCCGCGCCTACCGGATTCGCGCCGAGCAGGCCGCCCGGATGCTGGAGCAGGTGGAGCGGCTGCGGGCCCAGCAGCGGCTGACCGCGGTGCTGGACGAACGCACCCGCATCGCCCGGGAGATCCACGACGTGCTGGCCCAGTCGCTGGGCGCCCTCGGCATCCAGATACAGGCGGCCAGGGCGCTGATCGCCGAGGGCGGTCAGGAGAGCCGCGTCGACGAGATGCTGGCCCGGGCCCAGCGCATGGCCGCGGACGGTCTGGTCGAGACCCGGCGCGCGGTCCACGCCCTGCGGGCGGACAGCGTCCCTCTGCCCCAGGCCCTGGAAGCCATCGCCGAGCAGCACCGCAGGCAGCACCGGGCACCCGTGCGGATCACCATCAGCGGTCCGGAGCCGGGACTGTCACCGGAACAGAACGTGCAACTGGTGCGCACCGCGCAGGAAGCGCTGACCAACGCGGCCAAACACGCGCCGCACCAGCCGGTGGACATCGTCCTCGGCTACCAGGACGATCAGGTGACCATGACCGTGAGCAACCCCTTTCTCAGCGCCGGCGAGGAGCCCGCAAAGCCCTCTTTCACCACCGTCGACGGCGGCTACGGCCTCACCGGTATCCGGGAACGCCTGCTCCTGGTGGGCGGACAGCTGCTGACCGATGCCCGCGACGGCCGCTGGACACTCACCGCGCGGGTGCCCCGATGA
- a CDS encoding LysR family transcriptional regulator, translated as MNVELRHLRALAAIGDEGTLTGAARTLHITQPALSRTLAQLEQRIGVRLVERSTRSLHLTEAGQRLWENAHRVLAQLDDALADAAGQGTARPLRLVFAWAALGSHTVPLLRTWRERYPEIQVHIRRADDPAALLRRGAADLAFLRLSPASDDSRLVHRALTSERRMAAVPVGHPLTDRSEVGLADLGDETVALCASAATTSAELWPAGRRPRTVTVPGVDEWLTTIATGAAVGVTTEGTVHQHPHPGVCYLPVRDAEPVTVHLAWPARPAHPATDTFRRHVEDHLAERR; from the coding sequence ATGAATGTGGAGCTGCGTCATCTGCGGGCCTTGGCGGCCATCGGCGACGAGGGCACGCTGACGGGCGCCGCCCGTACGCTGCACATCACCCAGCCCGCCCTCTCGCGGACCCTCGCCCAGCTGGAGCAGCGTATCGGCGTGCGGCTGGTCGAGCGTTCGACGCGCAGCCTGCACCTGACCGAGGCCGGCCAACGGCTCTGGGAGAACGCGCACCGTGTCCTCGCCCAGCTCGATGACGCCTTGGCCGATGCCGCCGGGCAGGGGACGGCGCGTCCTTTGCGGCTCGTCTTCGCCTGGGCCGCGCTGGGCAGCCACACCGTGCCGCTGCTGCGGACCTGGCGCGAGCGGTATCCCGAGATCCAGGTGCACATCCGCCGGGCCGACGATCCGGCGGCGCTGCTCCGCCGCGGTGCAGCGGATCTGGCCTTCCTGCGGCTGAGCCCGGCATCGGACGATTCGCGCCTGGTCCATCGTGCGCTGACCAGTGAGCGGCGGATGGCCGCCGTACCGGTCGGGCATCCGCTGACGGACCGTTCGGAGGTGGGTCTCGCCGACCTGGGCGACGAGACGGTGGCCCTGTGCGCGAGCGCCGCGACGACCAGCGCCGAGCTGTGGCCGGCCGGCCGGCGGCCCCGTACGGTGACCGTCCCCGGGGTGGACGAGTGGCTGACGACGATCGCCACCGGCGCGGCGGTCGGGGTGACCACCGAGGGAACCGTGCATCAGCACCCGCATCCCGGCGTGTGCTATCTGCCGGTGCGTGACGCCGAGCCGGTCACGGTCCATCTGGCGTGGCCCGCGCGGCCCGCCCACCCTGCGACGGACACGTTCCGGCGCCACGTCGAGGACCACCTCGCCGAGCGGCGGTGA
- a CDS encoding FCD domain-containing protein, whose product MTPINAPRRTASLSAQLVDSLRAHIEAGGWPVGTRIPSEQALIEELGVGRSTLREAIGALVHLGLLEPRAGDGTYVRSSSELQSVLVRRASSAQRDNVLELRTVLEEYASGAAALRRDEAQLRQLRELLADADAAAAGADPAAATSVDALFHRAVVRASGNDLLIEVYDYLGTALTSSLGGLTWDAADAEDHARLHRRLVDAIEAQDAGAARDAAATIVRLTRDHETGEPRAAEQQ is encoded by the coding sequence ATGACACCCATCAACGCACCGCGGCGGACGGCCAGTCTGTCCGCTCAGCTCGTGGACAGCCTCCGCGCACACATCGAGGCGGGGGGCTGGCCCGTGGGCACACGTATCCCCTCGGAGCAGGCACTCATCGAGGAGCTCGGGGTCGGACGCAGCACCCTGCGGGAGGCGATCGGCGCGCTGGTGCACCTGGGGCTGCTGGAGCCCCGGGCCGGGGACGGCACTTATGTCCGCTCGTCGAGCGAGCTCCAGTCCGTCCTGGTGCGGCGGGCGAGTTCCGCGCAGCGGGACAACGTGCTGGAGCTGCGCACCGTACTGGAGGAGTACGCCTCGGGAGCCGCGGCCCTGCGCCGCGACGAGGCACAACTGCGGCAGCTGCGGGAGCTGTTGGCCGACGCCGACGCGGCCGCCGCCGGTGCGGACCCGGCCGCGGCCACGAGCGTCGACGCGCTGTTCCACCGGGCCGTGGTCCGCGCGAGCGGGAACGACCTGCTGATCGAGGTGTACGACTACCTCGGTACGGCGCTCACCTCGTCCCTGGGCGGTCTGACCTGGGACGCCGCCGACGCGGAGGACCACGCCCGGCTGCACCGGCGGCTCGTCGACGCGATCGAGGCCCAGGACGCGGGCGCGGCGCGTGACGCGGCGGCCACGATCGTCCGGCTCACCCGCGACCACGAGACCGGCGAACCACGAGCGGCGGAGCAGCAGTAA
- a CDS encoding response regulator transcription factor, with amino-acid sequence MTAPGAFGPGTAESGSGATGTAAPPLRIVVADDQASVREGLAIMLDLLPDLSVVATAADGEQALDAVAEHRPDAILLDLHMPVLDGIAATRRLTAEHPDVAVVVLTTYADDASVLDTLRAGARAYLTKDADRLHIARTLHSAVTGYAVLDPQVQAALLAAAARPVEPAPAVPRAAGLPDHLTAREAEVLALVARGLSNAEISAALFLSGNTVKTHINRIFGKTGCRDRVAAANYARRHGLDDPGRA; translated from the coding sequence ATGACGGCTCCGGGCGCCTTCGGGCCGGGCACCGCCGAGAGCGGGTCCGGTGCGACCGGGACGGCCGCCCCGCCGCTCAGGATCGTGGTCGCGGACGACCAGGCCAGCGTCCGCGAGGGCCTGGCCATCATGCTCGACCTGCTCCCCGACCTCAGCGTCGTGGCCACGGCCGCCGACGGTGAACAGGCCCTGGACGCCGTGGCCGAGCACCGCCCGGACGCGATCCTCCTCGATCTGCACATGCCGGTCCTGGACGGCATCGCGGCCACCCGCCGGCTCACGGCCGAACACCCCGATGTCGCCGTCGTCGTGCTCACCACCTATGCCGACGACGCCTCGGTGCTCGACACGCTCCGCGCCGGTGCCCGCGCCTATCTGACCAAGGACGCGGACCGGCTGCACATCGCCCGCACGCTGCACAGCGCGGTCACCGGCTACGCCGTCCTCGACCCCCAGGTCCAGGCGGCCCTACTGGCCGCGGCGGCGCGACCCGTGGAGCCGGCCCCCGCCGTGCCCCGGGCGGCCGGACTTCCCGACCACCTGACCGCGCGGGAGGCCGAGGTGCTGGCCTTGGTGGCGCGCGGCCTGAGCAACGCGGAGATCTCCGCCGCGCTGTTCCTCAGCGGCAACACGGTCAAGACGCACATCAACCGGATCTTCGGCAAGACCGGCTGCCGGGACCGGGTCGCCGCGGCGAACTACGCCCGGCGCCACGGACTCGACGACCCCGGTCGCGCATGA
- a CDS encoding FKBP-type peptidyl-prolyl cis-trans isomerase, with the protein MSEPTKPKVDVPEGDAPAELTTRDLVVGEGPEVKPGMVVRVHYVGVTFASGKEFDASWDRGEPYKFALGGGKVIKGWDRGVRGMKVGGRREIIVPPRLGYGNQSPSPSIPAGSTLVFVVDLLAAYSSTTGWTNA; encoded by the coding sequence ATGAGTGAACCGACGAAGCCGAAGGTCGACGTTCCGGAGGGTGACGCTCCCGCCGAACTGACCACCCGGGACCTGGTCGTCGGGGAGGGGCCCGAGGTGAAGCCGGGCATGGTGGTCAGGGTCCACTATGTCGGCGTGACCTTCGCGTCCGGGAAGGAGTTCGACGCCTCCTGGGACCGGGGCGAGCCGTACAAGTTCGCCCTGGGCGGCGGCAAGGTCATCAAGGGCTGGGACCGAGGGGTACGGGGGATGAAGGTTGGCGGCCGGCGCGAGATCATCGTTCCCCCGCGTCTCGGGTACGGCAATCAGTCGCCTTCCCCGTCGATCCCGGCGGGCTCGACCCTCGTCTTCGTGGTGGACCTGCTGGCCGCGTATTCCAGCACCACCGGGTGGACCAACGCCTGA
- a CDS encoding NADP-dependent oxidoreductase, whose product MSRAVRYRRFGGPEVLEVEEIPEPHAAPDEVRVRVTAAGLNPMDWQITTQPDMAARFGITLPAGFGSDFAGVVDEVGAEATGFAAGDRVYGAAIGRSVADFVLVKTPTAHLWPTPAGVGDEVAATLPVSGLTASAALAAIGLRAGDTVLIGGAAGGVGIFAVQLAKLAGARVLGTASEGTFGFLRGLGAEPVAYGPGLADRVRALAPEGITAATDLFGRETAETALELGVAAERITVVADGPAPPPGVRTAGALDAGPGALERITEAIRSGGITVPIAATFPVERIREAVTTQAERHVHGKIVIAL is encoded by the coding sequence ATGAGTAGAGCTGTGCGTTACCGGCGATTCGGCGGTCCCGAAGTACTCGAAGTGGAGGAGATACCCGAGCCGCACGCCGCACCGGACGAGGTGCGCGTCCGGGTCACGGCCGCCGGGCTGAACCCGATGGACTGGCAGATCACCACCCAGCCCGACATGGCGGCCCGGTTCGGCATCACCCTTCCGGCCGGGTTCGGCAGCGACTTCGCCGGGGTGGTGGACGAGGTGGGCGCCGAAGCCACGGGATTCGCGGCCGGCGACCGGGTGTACGGGGCCGCGATCGGCCGGTCCGTCGCCGATTTCGTGCTGGTCAAGACACCCACCGCACACCTGTGGCCCACCCCGGCGGGCGTCGGCGATGAGGTGGCGGCCACGCTTCCGGTGTCCGGGCTGACGGCCTCCGCCGCGCTCGCCGCGATCGGGCTCCGCGCCGGGGATACCGTCCTGATCGGCGGGGCGGCGGGTGGTGTGGGCATCTTCGCCGTGCAGTTGGCGAAGCTCGCGGGTGCCCGGGTGCTCGGCACCGCCTCCGAGGGGACGTTCGGATTCCTGCGCGGGCTCGGCGCCGAGCCCGTGGCGTACGGCCCCGGTCTGGCGGACCGGGTGCGGGCCCTGGCGCCCGAGGGGATCACCGCCGCGACGGACCTGTTCGGCAGGGAGACCGCCGAGACCGCCCTCGAACTCGGCGTGGCAGCCGAGCGGATCACCGTCGTGGCCGACGGCCCCGCCCCGCCGCCCGGTGTCCGTACGGCGGGTGCCCTCGACGCGGGTCCGGGCGCCCTGGAACGGATCACCGAGGCGATCCGTTCCGGCGGGATCACGGTACCGATCGCGGCGACCTTCCCGGTCGAGCGGATTCGCGAAGCCGTGACGACGCAGGCCGAGAGGCATGTGCACGGAAAGATCGTGATCGCGCTGTGA